The Clostridioides sp. ES-S-0010-02 genome window below encodes:
- the carA gene encoding glutamine-hydrolyzing carbamoyl-phosphate synthase small subunit, producing MKGKLILEDGTVFEGKAFGYLKEAVGEVVFNTSMAGYGELLTDATYYGQIVTMTYPLIGNYGINLEDVESNKVQVKGLIVREKSDNPNNFRCEMDIDTYLKQNKVIGLEGIDTRALTKIIRNNGTKKGIITLENVSLQEIQSKLTECCNKDSVKSVTRKEIENIKGTGVKVVVVDFGVKNSILDSLKACNCDIMVVPAMTTSEEILNINPDLILLSNGPGNPEDINDIVENIKKLVGKKPLAGIGLGHQILALALGGKTSKLAFGHRGGNHPVKCLETGKVFITSQNHGYNVSEMPEDTEITHVNLNDNTIEGMRHKELPIYSVQYIPEYTTKEDLDCIFNKFLALI from the coding sequence ATGAAGGGGAAATTAATTTTAGAAGATGGAACAGTATTTGAAGGAAAAGCATTTGGATATTTAAAGGAAGCTGTTGGTGAAGTTGTGTTTAATACTTCAATGGCAGGATATGGTGAACTACTGACAGATGCAACTTATTATGGACAAATAGTGACAATGACATATCCACTTATAGGGAACTATGGAATAAATTTAGAAGATGTTGAATCAAATAAAGTACAAGTAAAAGGACTTATAGTAAGAGAAAAAAGTGACAACCCAAATAATTTTAGATGTGAAATGGATATAGACACATATCTAAAGCAAAACAAAGTAATTGGACTTGAAGGAATAGATACAAGAGCATTGACTAAGATTATTAGAAATAATGGAACAAAAAAAGGTATTATAACTTTAGAAAATGTATCATTACAAGAAATTCAGTCTAAATTAACAGAGTGTTGTAATAAAGATTCTGTTAAAAGTGTTACAAGAAAAGAAATTGAAAATATTAAAGGGACTGGTGTTAAAGTCGTAGTTGTAGACTTTGGTGTTAAAAATAGTATATTAGACTCACTGAAAGCTTGTAACTGTGACATAATGGTAGTACCAGCAATGACTACTTCAGAAGAAATTTTAAATATAAACCCTGACTTGATATTATTATCTAATGGACCAGGTAATCCAGAAGATATAAATGATATAGTTGAAAATATAAAGAAATTAGTAGGCAAAAAACCACTAGCAGGAATCGGTTTAGGACATCAAATTTTGGCATTAGCATTAGGTGGAAAAACTTCAAAACTTGCATTTGGACATAGAGGAGGAAATCATCCAGTTAAATGTTTAGAAACAGGAAAAGTATTTATAACTTCTCAAAATCACGGATACAATGTTTCAGAAATGCCAGAAGATACAGAGATAACTCATGTAAATTTAAATGACAATACTATAGAAGGAATGAGACATAAGGAATTACCAATATATAGTGTTCAGTACATTCCAGAATACACAACAAAAGAAGATTTAGATTGTATATTTAATAAATTCTTAGCATTAATATAG